A section of the Paenibacillus aurantius genome encodes:
- a CDS encoding ferric reductase codes for MALLTEWIVSLPTWTIIRVSGLVSYGLLFVGICLGILYSLPFRLSWTKALVYRLHTVTLGAGFFIGVGHAMLLVVDAYMPFGWKELLVPFAAANAPLWNGLGTLAEYGMLVVFLTTDLKNVLGRRSWRMLHMLAYPVFIMALLHGIGVGTDTPSRAVQALYGASGAIVLGLTVYRAGAAGRSKTQRMNA; via the coding sequence ATGGCTTTGTTAACTGAGTGGATAGTATCGCTTCCGACCTGGACCATCATCCGCGTTTCGGGCCTCGTGTCCTACGGCCTTCTGTTTGTGGGGATCTGCCTGGGGATCCTCTACAGCCTGCCGTTCAGGCTGAGCTGGACCAAAGCGCTTGTTTACCGGCTGCATACGGTTACGCTCGGCGCCGGGTTCTTCATCGGCGTCGGCCATGCCATGCTGCTGGTGGTCGATGCCTATATGCCCTTCGGGTGGAAGGAGCTCCTGGTGCCGTTTGCGGCGGCGAACGCCCCGCTGTGGAACGGCTTAGGAACGCTGGCCGAGTACGGGATGCTGGTCGTGTTCCTCACCACGGATTTGAAAAATGTGCTCGGACGGCGCTCGTGGCGGATGCTGCATATGCTCGCTTATCCGGTGTTCATCATGGCCCTGCTGCACGGGATTGGGGTGGGAACGGATACGCCGTCCCGCGCCGTCCAAGCTCTGTATGGAGCGTCGGGGGCGATTGTGCTGGGGCTCACCGTTTACCGGGCGGGAGCGGCAGGAAGAAGCAAGACGCAGCGGATGAATGCTTGA
- a CDS encoding sugar phosphate isomerase/epimerase family protein — protein sequence MKWGASLYLPFVQPDEVSVLHCRLEQGLAAVKRAGFDFAELSLAPLANLREAALEQAKRIISDSGLPVPAFSGFFPPQVPVTGPDAQLSVLEAYMRKSLPLAKAIGAEVLVLGGGKVRSVPDGFPKEEGVEQLARFLASAEEAAAKEELLLALEPLNRKETNVVKRLEDAVELAARLYLPHVRVAADSYHMLIEREEADMLEEAVDLGLLAYVHIADRDRHFPGQPVERGVDYGAFFRTLKGAGYEGRICLECGYETVEELERLGTDALRFVKDQWELA from the coding sequence ATGAAATGGGGAGCCAGCTTATACCTCCCCTTCGTGCAGCCGGATGAGGTTAGCGTGCTTCACTGCCGGCTGGAGCAAGGGCTTGCCGCCGTGAAGCGGGCGGGCTTCGATTTTGCCGAGCTGTCGCTCGCCCCGCTCGCCAATCTGCGGGAGGCGGCTCTGGAGCAGGCGAAGCGGATCATCTCGGACTCGGGACTTCCCGTGCCGGCGTTCAGCGGGTTTTTCCCGCCGCAGGTTCCCGTAACGGGGCCCGACGCCCAGCTGTCCGTCCTGGAGGCCTATATGAGGAAGTCGCTTCCCCTGGCGAAGGCCATCGGTGCGGAGGTGCTGGTGCTGGGCGGGGGAAAGGTCCGCTCCGTGCCGGACGGCTTCCCGAAGGAAGAGGGCGTGGAGCAGCTCGCCCGGTTCTTGGCGTCCGCCGAGGAGGCAGCCGCTAAGGAAGAGCTCCTTCTCGCGCTCGAGCCCCTTAACCGCAAGGAAACCAACGTGGTCAAGCGGCTCGAGGACGCGGTCGAGCTCGCGGCGCGGCTGTATCTGCCACATGTCCGCGTCGCCGCTGATTCGTACCACATGCTGATCGAACGGGAGGAGGCCGACATGCTCGAGGAAGCCGTCGACCTGGGCCTGCTGGCGTACGTTCATATCGCCGACCGCGACAGGCACTTCCCCGGACAGCCGGTGGAGCGGGGCGTCGATTACGGGGCGTTCTTCCGCACGCTGAAGGGCGCCGGGTATGAAGGGCGCATCTGCCTGGAATGCGGCTATGAAACGGTGGAGGAGCTGGAGCGGCTCGGGACGGATGCCCTGAGGTTCGTCAAGGACCAGTGGGAGCTTGCCTGA